Proteins encoded within one genomic window of Paraglaciecola psychrophila 170:
- a CDS encoding TonB-dependent receptor domain-containing protein codes for MFTNSKLTKSIRLALVFGATALITPYSIAQEVASEAISEEESFEKIEVTGSRIKKLDLVTTRPVTFIDSDYLAERGITNAQSAVTDIPGVFAAASPEVGGNTAAASQGVGQRTINIFGLGSQRTLTLVNGNRFVSSNSPVGGSSSDGSQLDVSNIPVALIDRVEVVKVGGAAVYGADAVAGVVNYVLKKDYEGAEISVDNNFIGTDLGNDFSVRGLIGGNFDSGKGNAVIAVEYSKLDNILAKDVKTLSNNWSAFTPTAADAVLDADGERFAGQIRLYENTRAGILSFSGLLTPGDTAITNLGLGQWSDGNFYQVDPSGTGNLVPYDTGVPTGNAVWSAGGDGLDLGQTNTAQEGIERWNLTSMSTYAITDNINLNFLAFANSSEAKNPGYQAAQYNSGVFGGLAGALEFATDYPYLNDSARSEIEGLLGGPGNFYMHKGWTDLGQREVINESNVFSFKFGFDGDFEVADEFWTWELNYQKGWSSVYSQSSSVNELRFVTAMDVGVNPDTNQIDCRYNYEDEYGEQYRPEGFGLTADDNPLGGADACSPLNPFGEITDAARDYVLYNSIGKTRIEQEIFNGYLSGTVMSLPGGDLGVATGFEHRKESASFADDASSSFIGTTANSLSGGYDTTDAYVEVYVPLVSSDMDIPFLDSLSIETSFRSMDNSRSGSDKAWALGVNFRPLEDVMIRGNVQRTVRAPAVSELFLPVVEISSFATDPCDARNRESGPNPAIRQANCDAEGIPADFASIAQNASRRGFQGGNQELGNEQSKSKNIGVIYSPSWAEGLQFAADYVEIDITNAIVSFTLTDIMEACYDGVDFPNSFCGNFTRLDDNQLPTNNAFTSGFVNAALRSFRAIEYTASYSSDIKDIPFVGDILGEVGSFDIALRAFNLKKNATSNTGFDFSDNTGQYNNPDWRSDLRIRHSLGDFTTLLDIEYSGEGARNVEQTNDLQYIDQFGNAYKTIESRTLVNLSLNYAVTEGTVVRARITNLLDWEPSERENAIGRFTYGQSVNVGFTTKF; via the coding sequence ATGTTTACAAATTCAAAATTGACTAAGTCAATTCGTTTAGCATTAGTTTTTGGAGCTACGGCTCTAATTACGCCTTACTCAATCGCTCAAGAAGTTGCCTCTGAAGCAATTTCAGAAGAAGAGTCTTTTGAAAAAATTGAAGTTACTGGCTCTCGTATAAAGAAACTTGACCTAGTAACTACACGTCCGGTGACATTTATTGATTCTGATTATTTAGCAGAAAGAGGCATAACAAATGCACAATCTGCGGTAACCGATATCCCAGGCGTATTCGCAGCTGCTTCTCCAGAAGTCGGCGGAAACACTGCCGCTGCATCTCAAGGTGTTGGTCAACGTACCATCAATATATTTGGCCTAGGTTCCCAACGTACGTTGACACTAGTCAATGGTAATAGATTTGTATCAAGCAACTCACCAGTTGGCGGTTCATCTAGTGACGGTTCTCAATTAGATGTAAGTAACATCCCAGTTGCACTTATCGACAGAGTTGAAGTAGTAAAAGTAGGTGGTGCAGCAGTATACGGTGCAGATGCCGTCGCTGGTGTAGTTAACTACGTATTGAAAAAAGACTATGAAGGCGCTGAAATATCCGTTGACAACAATTTCATAGGTACTGATTTAGGCAATGACTTTTCAGTTCGCGGCTTAATCGGTGGAAATTTTGATTCTGGTAAAGGTAACGCAGTAATCGCCGTTGAATATAGCAAGCTAGACAACATTCTTGCTAAAGATGTAAAAACACTATCGAACAACTGGTCTGCATTCACCCCTACGGCTGCTGATGCGGTACTTGATGCCGATGGTGAGCGTTTTGCTGGCCAGATACGTTTATATGAAAACACGCGTGCTGGTATTCTATCGTTTAGCGGCTTATTGACTCCGGGTGATACTGCTATAACCAACTTGGGTTTAGGCCAATGGTCAGATGGAAATTTTTATCAAGTAGATCCTTCTGGTACAGGTAACTTAGTACCTTATGATACTGGTGTACCAACTGGTAATGCAGTTTGGTCTGCAGGCGGTGACGGTTTAGATTTGGGTCAAACCAATACTGCACAAGAAGGTATTGAGCGTTGGAATCTAACCTCAATGTCAACTTATGCAATTACTGATAATATTAATTTAAACTTTTTAGCTTTTGCCAATTCTTCAGAAGCGAAGAATCCAGGATACCAAGCGGCACAATATAACTCTGGTGTATTTGGTGGACTAGCCGGAGCACTTGAGTTTGCTACTGACTATCCATATTTAAACGATTCAGCTAGAAGTGAAATTGAAGGACTATTAGGTGGTCCGGGTAACTTTTACATGCACAAAGGCTGGACTGACTTAGGGCAACGTGAAGTTATCAATGAATCTAATGTATTTAGTTTCAAATTTGGCTTTGACGGTGATTTTGAAGTCGCTGATGAGTTTTGGACTTGGGAACTTAACTATCAAAAAGGTTGGAGTTCAGTTTATTCACAATCTTCATCTGTCAATGAACTTAGATTTGTAACCGCTATGGATGTGGGTGTTAACCCGGATACTAATCAGATTGATTGTCGTTATAATTATGAAGATGAATACGGCGAGCAATACCGTCCAGAAGGATTCGGCTTAACTGCTGACGACAATCCATTAGGCGGAGCTGATGCATGTTCACCACTTAACCCTTTTGGTGAAATAACTGACGCCGCTCGTGATTATGTTTTATACAACTCGATTGGTAAAACGCGAATCGAGCAAGAAATATTTAACGGCTACCTTTCTGGTACCGTGATGAGCTTACCAGGTGGTGATTTAGGTGTTGCAACTGGTTTTGAACATCGTAAAGAGTCCGCTTCTTTTGCTGATGATGCTTCTAGTTCGTTTATTGGTACTACAGCTAACTCACTTTCGGGTGGATATGACACAACGGATGCTTACGTGGAAGTGTATGTGCCTTTAGTGTCATCTGATATGGATATTCCATTCTTAGACTCTCTGTCAATAGAAACTTCTTTTAGAAGCATGGACAACAGCCGTTCAGGTTCTGATAAAGCATGGGCTCTAGGCGTTAACTTTCGTCCACTTGAAGATGTTATGATACGAGGTAATGTACAACGAACAGTAAGAGCACCAGCTGTTTCAGAACTGTTCTTACCTGTTGTTGAAATCTCTTCTTTTGCAACTGATCCATGTGATGCACGTAATAGAGAATCTGGGCCTAACCCAGCTATAAGACAAGCAAATTGTGATGCTGAAGGCATTCCAGCTGATTTTGCTAGTATTGCGCAAAATGCTTCACGTCGTGGTTTCCAAGGTGGTAATCAGGAATTAGGTAACGAGCAGTCTAAGAGTAAAAACATCGGGGTTATTTACAGTCCGTCTTGGGCTGAAGGTCTTCAGTTCGCTGCAGACTATGTAGAAATCGATATTACTAACGCAATTGTTAGCTTTACACTGACCGATATAATGGAAGCTTGTTATGACGGAGTTGACTTTCCTAACAGCTTCTGTGGCAACTTTACTCGTTTGGATGACAATCAATTACCTACCAATAACGCCTTTACTTCTGGCTTTGTTAACGCGGCGTTGAGAAGTTTTCGTGCGATAGAATATACAGCTAGTTATTCTTCAGATATCAAGGATATTCCTTTTGTAGGTGATATTTTAGGTGAAGTTGGATCTTTTGATATTGCGCTAAGAGCCTTTAATCTGAAGAAAAATGCTACATCTAATACTGGATTCGACTTTTCTGATAATACTGGTCAATATAATAATCCTGATTGGAGAAGCGATTTACGTATTCGTCATTCACTTGGTGATTTCACTACATTGCTCGATATTGAATATTCTGGAGAAGGAGCAAGAAACGTAGAGCAAACCAACGACCTACAGTATATAGATCAATTTGGTAACGCTTACAAAACAATCGAAAGTAGAACACTTGTTAATTTATCGCTTAACTATGCGGTTACTGAAGGCACAGTGGTTAGAGCTAGAATTACCAACTTATTAGATTGGGAACCGTCAGAGAGAGAAAACGCCATTGGTCGTTTCACTTATGGCCAATCAGTTAATGTTGGTTTTACAACTAAGTTCTAG
- a CDS encoding DUF4097 family beta strand repeat-containing protein, producing the protein MKKLLIFAGLLCLSWTALADEKINRSLDVSKAPYVQIEHVNGSAKVIAWDKSEVKVTGILGDRTEKFIFEKDDNEVLIKVKVKNNHGWSNWGSDNGDDLEIFVPRQSKVYYSAVNADVELEKIRGGARVETVNGSIDVKELAGRIRLESVNGEVTADSLEGDVKISTVNGSIDSRSSKGNEDTYESVNGNIEVFSDSADINVETVNGDIKLKLGKISQLNLDTVNGSTEAWLELENNGEIEASSVGGSIRLYLQSEVSARFDIEGHAGGGITNNLSTDKMQKAKYGPNRWLKFSLNGGSAKVNVSTVSGHTRLDKK; encoded by the coding sequence ATGAAAAAGTTATTAATTTTTGCTGGGCTTTTATGTCTGAGCTGGACTGCTTTGGCTGATGAAAAGATCAACCGTTCACTGGACGTATCTAAAGCCCCTTATGTGCAGATTGAGCATGTAAATGGTTCTGCCAAGGTGATTGCTTGGGATAAATCTGAAGTTAAAGTAACAGGCATTCTAGGCGACAGAACAGAAAAGTTTATCTTCGAAAAAGACGACAATGAAGTGCTTATCAAAGTCAAAGTAAAGAATAACCATGGTTGGAGCAACTGGGGATCAGATAATGGTGACGATTTAGAAATATTCGTCCCTCGTCAAAGCAAAGTCTACTACAGCGCAGTCAATGCTGATGTTGAGTTAGAAAAAATTCGCGGTGGTGCAAGAGTTGAAACAGTTAACGGCTCTATAGATGTAAAAGAGTTAGCAGGGCGTATTCGTCTAGAATCAGTGAATGGCGAGGTCACTGCAGATAGTTTAGAAGGTGACGTAAAAATAAGTACTGTAAACGGCTCGATTGACTCGCGCAGTTCAAAAGGTAATGAAGACACCTACGAGTCGGTGAACGGCAATATTGAAGTATTCAGTGATAGTGCTGATATAAACGTAGAAACCGTCAATGGCGATATCAAATTAAAGCTTGGTAAGATCAGTCAGCTAAATCTTGATACAGTAAATGGTTCGACAGAGGCTTGGCTTGAACTTGAGAACAACGGCGAGATTGAAGCTTCATCAGTAGGTGGTTCGATTCGCCTCTATTTGCAAAGCGAGGTATCGGCAAGGTTTGACATTGAAGGTCATGCTGGTGGCGGTATCACTAATAATTTATCTACTGATAAAATGCAAAAAGCGAAGTATGGCCCTAATCGTTGGTTAAAGTTCTCTTTAAATGGCGGCAGTGCAAAAGTGAATGTGTCAACTGTTAGTGGACACACTCGATTAGATAAGAAGTAA
- a CDS encoding RNA polymerase sigma factor, producing the protein MTIQGNVVDAQHKFATKSEWDLIKAVQGGDKQAYNRLYQAYIGQVYGLCYRLTGEKMLAEDATQEVFIQLWRKIGNFKGDSKFSTWLHTVTSNITISYIRKQKGWLQKMFNIEDSVVMNAAAQESSSSVDIESYVARLPDRARIVFVLHAIEGYRHEEIATMTNMAVGTSKAQFHRAKHLLKEWMGYE; encoded by the coding sequence TTGACTATCCAAGGAAACGTTGTCGATGCTCAGCATAAGTTTGCCACAAAAAGTGAGTGGGACTTAATAAAAGCTGTGCAGGGCGGAGATAAACAAGCTTATAACCGATTGTATCAAGCATACATTGGGCAAGTGTATGGGCTATGTTATCGGCTGACAGGTGAAAAAATGTTGGCTGAGGATGCAACACAAGAAGTGTTTATTCAGTTGTGGCGAAAAATCGGAAATTTCAAAGGTGACAGTAAGTTTTCTACTTGGTTACACACCGTAACGTCTAACATCACAATTTCTTATATACGTAAACAAAAAGGGTGGCTGCAGAAGATGTTTAATATCGAAGATTCTGTGGTTATGAACGCAGCAGCACAAGAGTCGAGCAGTAGCGTTGACATCGAAAGCTATGTTGCAAGACTGCCTGACAGAGCACGAATCGTGTTTGTGCTGCATGCCATTGAAGGATACCGACACGAAGAGATTGCCACTATGACCAATATGGCTGTGGGCACAAGTAAAGCACAATTTCACCGGGCCAAGCATTTGTTGAAGGAGTGGATGGGCTATGAATAA
- a CDS encoding MOSC domain-containing protein translates to MKIIGLYSGKLSNIGEKRSPTGIYKQSVEQVSVDELGIIGDIQADKRFHGGPEKALHQYALSSYEKIIKRYPLLHKQAKSGMIGENLSATDMNEHNVCIGDIYNVGSCVLQVSSPRIPCWKIDAKFKQPDLNHFISQHRLNGWYYRVLQAGDITLNDKFLLQQRPNTNVTLDTMLKVIHGKAESHLIQLTTNATGLDHEWQKRLQNKYQLT, encoded by the coding sequence ATGAAAATCATTGGTTTATATTCGGGGAAGTTATCCAACATTGGTGAAAAGCGCAGTCCAACGGGTATATACAAGCAATCGGTAGAACAAGTATCGGTGGATGAATTAGGTATCATTGGCGATATTCAGGCTGATAAACGCTTCCATGGCGGCCCAGAGAAAGCATTACATCAATATGCATTGAGCAGCTACGAAAAAATCATCAAACGTTACCCGCTTCTACATAAACAAGCCAAGTCAGGCATGATAGGCGAAAACCTGTCAGCCACTGATATGAATGAGCACAATGTGTGTATTGGTGATATCTACAATGTGGGCAGTTGCGTTTTACAAGTTAGCTCACCACGAATTCCCTGTTGGAAAATCGACGCAAAGTTCAAACAACCTGATTTAAATCACTTTATTAGCCAGCATAGACTCAACGGCTGGTATTACCGGGTTTTGCAGGCCGGTGACATCACGCTAAATGATAAATTCCTGTTGCAGCAAAGACCAAATACAAATGTCACTTTAGATACTATGCTTAAGGTGATTCATGGTAAGGCTGAATCGCACCTTATTCAGCTTACAACGAATGCCACAGGCCTTGATCATGAATGGCAAAAACGGCTGCAAAACAAATACCAATTAACTTAG
- a CDS encoding DUF4287 domain-containing protein — MEQNLLEKTGKTLDQWKLLLSQQSFSKHGEYITFLKSEHAITLGFANFITLKFHEAYAASSDADDLVANQYKVRNASNLYSTNYS, encoded by the coding sequence ATGGAACAAAATTTACTAGAAAAAACAGGTAAAACACTGGACCAGTGGAAGTTATTATTGTCACAACAGTCATTTAGCAAACATGGCGAATACATAACGTTTCTTAAAAGCGAACATGCTATTACTCTCGGTTTTGCCAATTTTATTACCTTGAAGTTTCATGAAGCGTATGCGGCTTCATCTGATGCTGATGATTTAGTTGCTAACCAATATAAAGTAAGGAATGCCTCAAACCTATATTCAACAAATTACTCATGA
- the rplI gene encoding 50S ribosomal protein L9, producing MDIILLDKIANLGGLGDKVTVKSGYARNFLFPQGKAVPATKVNVEKFEARRADLEAKIAGQLASAQARADKISELGEVTIASPAGDEGKLFGSVGTRDIAAAITAAGVEVTKSEVKLPVGTLRETGEFEIDLQIHSEVTATIKLVIIQEA from the coding sequence ATGGATATCATACTATTAGACAAGATCGCTAACCTAGGCGGCTTGGGTGACAAAGTCACTGTAAAATCAGGTTATGCGCGTAACTTCTTGTTTCCACAAGGTAAGGCAGTTCCCGCTACTAAAGTAAATGTAGAAAAATTTGAAGCACGCCGTGCTGATTTGGAAGCAAAAATTGCTGGACAACTTGCATCTGCACAGGCTCGTGCAGATAAGATTTCTGAGTTGGGTGAGGTGACTATCGCTTCTCCTGCTGGTGATGAAGGTAAGTTGTTCGGTTCTGTCGGTACACGCGACATAGCTGCTGCGATTACTGCTGCTGGTGTCGAAGTGACTAAATCTGAAGTTAAATTACCTGTTGGTACTTTACGTGAAACTGGCGAATTCGAAATTGATTTGCAAATTCACTCAGAAGTTACTGCGACCATCAAGTTGGTTATAATTCAAGAAGCCTAA
- the rpsR gene encoding 30S ribosomal protein S18, translating into MARFFRRRKFCRFSAADAPAIDFKDIAMLKNYITESGKIVPSRITGTSAKYQRQLSTAIKRARFLALLPYTDSHK; encoded by the coding sequence ATGGCTCGTTTTTTTAGACGTCGTAAGTTCTGTCGTTTTTCTGCTGCTGATGCTCCTGCGATAGATTTTAAAGATATCGCTATGTTGAAAAACTACATCACTGAAAGTGGTAAAATTGTACCTAGCCGTATCACTGGAACTAGCGCGAAATATCAGCGTCAGTTGTCAACTGCAATTAAGCGTGCGCGCTTCTTAGCGTTGCTTCCATATACTGATTCTCACAAGTAA
- the rpsF gene encoding 30S ribosomal protein S6 yields MRHYEIVFMVHPDQSEQVPGMIERYTGILTQDGGTIHRLEDWGRRQLAYPINKLHKAHYVLVNVEATAEAVEELETAFRFNDVVLRNLVMRTKDAVTEQSPMAKEERREKRDEKPFEKPAEKPVAAVEETAAPAPVEEGDK; encoded by the coding sequence ATGCGTCATTATGAAATCGTATTTATGGTTCACCCTGACCAGAGTGAACAAGTTCCAGGTATGATCGAGCGTTATACTGGAATTCTTACCCAAGATGGTGGCACTATCCACCGCTTGGAAGATTGGGGCCGTCGTCAATTGGCTTACCCAATCAATAAACTTCATAAAGCACACTATGTTTTAGTTAACGTTGAAGCCACTGCTGAAGCCGTTGAAGAGCTAGAAACTGCTTTCCGTTTTAATGATGTTGTTTTGCGTAACCTAGTTATGCGTACCAAAGATGCTGTTACTGAACAGTCTCCTATGGCTAAAGAAGAACGTCGTGAAAAGCGTGATGAAAAACCTTTTGAAAAGCCTGCTGAGAAACCTGTTGCTGCCGTTGAAGAAACAGCCGCTCCAGCTCCTGTAGAAGAAGGGGATAAATAA
- a CDS encoding type II toxin-antitoxin system RelE/ParE family toxin, with translation MQSYFLQKPDAGDIVGGSGGVRKVRWAVSGRGKSGGIRAIYYWKKSEHEIWMLTMYSKSERATISGNVLKQIAEAIDHE, from the coding sequence TTGCAATCGTATTTTTTACAAAAACCTGATGCCGGTGATATTGTCGGTGGCTCTGGTGGAGTAAGGAAAGTTCGCTGGGCTGTTTCTGGTCGAGGAAAAAGTGGTGGAATACGCGCAATCTATTATTGGAAGAAATCAGAACATGAAATTTGGATGCTAACGATGTATAGCAAATCTGAAAGGGCGACAATTTCTGGTAATGTCTTAAAACAAATAGCGGAGGCAATCGATCATGAATAA